The following coding sequences are from one Candidatus Coatesbacteria bacterium window:
- a CDS encoding MBL fold metallo-hydrolase: MNHPLPLSVSRPGSARVRTMLNPKPREIAPGVHWLSCGLLAGNVYFVRSGMNWALIDTSVAGNAGAIKRAADGLCGSDTPPAAILLTHVHPDHAGAAPELARSWGCPVYVPEPELPLAIAEDLATLERFAIPLDHWIVLPIMRRLSQEKVSAILAEQSLANCARPLKPGGVPGMPGWTAVAAPGHTPGQLVFRRADDGVLLAGDAVLTVDAGSLVGLTAAFLRPNRARVSPPAPYTNRDQRRAMETLAVLAELEPRVLATGHGPPLLDGPGREGHTAELLRRCARRAARRRRRLWQ; the protein is encoded by the coding sequence ATGAATCATCCGCTGCCGTTGTCTGTCAGCCGACCAGGAAGCGCTCGGGTGAGAACAATGCTTAACCCGAAGCCCAGAGAAATCGCCCCCGGCGTGCACTGGCTGTCCTGCGGCCTGTTGGCGGGCAACGTCTACTTCGTCCGTTCGGGTATGAACTGGGCGCTGATCGACACCTCCGTCGCCGGGAACGCCGGGGCCATCAAGCGCGCCGCCGACGGGCTCTGCGGTTCCGACACTCCGCCCGCCGCCATCCTGCTGACCCACGTCCATCCGGATCACGCGGGAGCGGCACCGGAGCTGGCCCGGAGCTGGGGCTGCCCGGTCTACGTGCCGGAGCCCGAGCTGCCCCTGGCCATCGCCGAAGACCTGGCGACGCTGGAGCGTTTCGCCATTCCGCTGGACCACTGGATCGTCCTGCCCATCATGCGGAGGCTGTCGCAGGAGAAGGTCTCAGCTATCCTGGCCGAACAAAGCCTGGCGAATTGCGCCCGGCCCCTCAAACCCGGCGGCGTGCCGGGGATGCCCGGCTGGACCGCTGTCGCCGCGCCGGGTCACACTCCGGGGCAGTTGGTCTTCCGGCGCGCCGACGACGGGGTGCTGCTGGCCGGCGACGCCGTCCTGACCGTCGACGCCGGGTCCCTCGTCGGCCTGACGGCGGCTTTCTTGCGACCGAACCGGGCGCGGGTCTCGCCGCCGGCGCCGTACACCAACCGGGACCAGCGGCGGGCGATGGAAACCCTCGCCGTTCTGGCCGAGCTGGAGCCCCGGGTGTTGGCCACGGGCCACGGCCCACCGCTGCTCGACGGCCCCGGACGAGAGGGCCACACGGCTGAGCTGCTGCGCCGCTGCGCCCGCCGGGCAGCCCGGCGTCGCCGAAGGCTGTGGCAGTGA
- a CDS encoding DEAD/DEAH box helicase — MAKGIDSVLASLKRPPYRESITHWRVLPPRTAQYADFPDFLHPRLVEVIRATGIERLYTHQREAIELIGAGENVVIQTPTASGKTLCYNLPVLDAVLRDPDSRALYLFPTKALGMDQMVELAKLAEKLDPAITANTYDGDTPADVRRKIRRSGNVIVSNPDMLHAGILPHHTKWLSLFEHLKYVVIDELHTYRGVFGSHMANVLRRLRRVARFYGADPVFILCSATIANPRELAEALLDEPVELVDQSGAPTAEKHFLLYNPPIVQANTGMRESYIMHARRLAAKFLEADVQTIVFATSRINTEVLVRYLKDVVERSPDRRGWVRGYRGGYLPRMRREIERGLRDGSVRGVVSTNALELGIDIGKLDCCIISGYPGSVASTWQQAGRAGRRSGSSVAVYLARNLPLDQYVAQHPEFLFEQSPEHARINADNLLILLEHVKCACFEMPFAEGETFGGENLEEILELLEEGELVHRAEDRWYWMADAYPAQEVSLRSLTRDNFVIVERAGRPAMGSGASGETFDERLERSGINRPRVIGEIDYSGAFYHIFPKAVYVHDGVQYQVEELDFDNRKAYVRRGDFDYYTDAEDKTAVHVLDIFDEGPPTPARPHYGEVHVANKVVGFKKIRYYTQENVGYGEVELPEREMSTTAYWARLDGGFLAGLDYNKAELVAGLYGAKYALHNLAAFVLMCEVRDLGTALGAEREGEPLKNLWSAGDPFAESVGEEFQPQLFLYDNYPGGIGFSEKLYALHAQLWEGARQRVAECPCSHGCPSCIGPALETVGPSGRVIPVPRRKQAALTILARGDQSAGETR; from the coding sequence ATGGCCAAAGGCATCGACAGCGTCCTGGCGTCGCTCAAGCGGCCGCCCTACCGCGAGAGCATCACCCACTGGCGGGTGCTGCCGCCGCGGACGGCCCAGTACGCCGACTTTCCCGACTTCCTCCACCCCCGTTTGGTCGAGGTCATCCGCGCCACGGGCATCGAGCGCCTCTACACCCACCAGCGCGAGGCGATCGAGTTGATCGGCGCCGGCGAAAACGTCGTCATCCAGACGCCGACGGCCTCGGGCAAGACGCTGTGCTACAACCTGCCCGTCCTCGACGCCGTGCTGCGCGATCCGGACAGCCGCGCCCTGTACCTCTTTCCCACCAAGGCCCTTGGGATGGACCAGATGGTCGAGCTGGCCAAGCTGGCCGAGAAGCTCGACCCGGCGATCACCGCCAACACCTACGACGGCGACACCCCGGCCGACGTGCGGCGCAAGATCCGCCGCTCGGGCAACGTCATCGTCAGCAACCCCGACATGCTCCACGCCGGTATCCTGCCCCACCACACCAAATGGCTGTCCCTGTTCGAGCACCTCAAGTACGTGGTCATCGACGAGCTGCACACCTACCGCGGGGTCTTCGGCAGCCACATGGCCAATGTCCTGCGGCGCCTGCGGCGCGTGGCCCGCTTCTACGGCGCGGACCCCGTTTTCATCCTCTGCTCGGCGACGATCGCCAACCCCCGCGAGCTGGCCGAAGCCTTGCTCGACGAGCCCGTCGAGCTGGTCGATCAATCCGGCGCGCCGACGGCCGAGAAACACTTCCTGCTCTACAACCCCCCCATCGTCCAGGCCAACACCGGGATGCGCGAGTCCTACATCATGCACGCCCGCCGGCTGGCGGCCAAGTTCCTCGAGGCCGACGTCCAGACCATCGTCTTCGCCACCTCGCGCATCAACACCGAGGTCCTGGTGCGCTACCTCAAGGACGTCGTCGAGCGCTCGCCGGACCGCCGGGGCTGGGTCCGCGGCTACCGCGGCGGCTACCTGCCGCGGATGCGCCGGGAGATCGAACGCGGCCTGCGCGACGGCAGCGTTCGCGGCGTGGTCTCCACCAACGCCCTCGAGCTGGGTATCGACATCGGCAAGCTCGACTGCTGCATTATCTCCGGCTACCCCGGCTCCGTGGCCAGCACCTGGCAGCAGGCCGGACGCGCCGGACGGCGCTCGGGCAGCTCCGTGGCCGTCTATTTGGCCCGCAACCTGCCCCTGGACCAGTACGTCGCCCAGCACCCCGAATTCCTCTTCGAACAGTCCCCCGAGCACGCCCGCATCAACGCCGACAACCTGCTGATCCTGCTCGAGCACGTCAAGTGCGCCTGTTTCGAGATGCCCTTCGCCGAGGGCGAGACCTTCGGCGGGGAGAACCTGGAGGAGATTCTCGAGCTGCTCGAGGAGGGCGAGCTGGTCCACCGGGCCGAGGACCGCTGGTACTGGATGGCCGACGCCTACCCGGCCCAGGAGGTCTCCCTGCGTTCGCTGACCCGGGACAACTTCGTCATCGTCGAACGAGCCGGACGCCCCGCCATGGGCAGCGGCGCTTCGGGGGAGACTTTCGACGAACGCCTGGAGCGCTCCGGCATCAACCGCCCCCGGGTCATCGGCGAGATCGATTACTCCGGCGCCTTCTACCACATCTTTCCCAAGGCCGTCTACGTCCACGACGGCGTCCAGTACCAGGTCGAGGAGCTGGACTTCGACAACCGCAAGGCCTACGTCCGTCGCGGCGACTTCGATTACTACACCGACGCCGAGGACAAGACGGCGGTCCACGTCCTCGACATCTTCGACGAGGGCCCGCCGACCCCCGCCCGCCCCCACTACGGCGAGGTCCACGTCGCCAACAAGGTCGTCGGCTTCAAGAAGATCCGCTACTACACCCAGGAGAACGTCGGCTACGGCGAGGTCGAACTGCCCGAGCGCGAGATGTCGACCACGGCTTACTGGGCCCGGCTCGACGGCGGCTTCCTCGCCGGGCTGGACTACAACAAAGCCGAACTCGTCGCCGGACTCTACGGGGCCAAGTACGCCCTGCACAACCTGGCGGCCTTCGTCTTGATGTGCGAGGTGCGCGATCTGGGCACCGCCCTGGGCGCCGAGCGCGAGGGCGAGCCGCTGAAGAACCTCTGGTCCGCCGGCGACCCCTTCGCCGAGTCCGTCGGCGAGGAGTTTCAGCCCCAACTGTTCCTCTACGACAACTACCCCGGCGGTATCGGCTTCTCGGAAAAACTCTACGCCCTGCACGCCCAGCTCTGGGAGGGGGCGCGCCAGCGGGTGGCCGAGTGCCCCTGCAGCCACGGCTGCCCCTCTTGCATCGGCCCGGCGCTGGAAACCGTCGGCCCCAGCGGCAGGGTGATCCCCGTCCCCCGACGCAAGCAGGCGGCCTTGACCATCCTGGCCCGGGGTGACCAGTCCGCCGGCGAGACCCGTTAG